In one Bryobacteraceae bacterium genomic region, the following are encoded:
- a CDS encoding glycosyltransferase family 4 protein — MKILFVNRMLGIAWGGGENYDYNLASALSAQGHSVAFLGGRRRRTGSRVDGIETEWVETPYWRHWMYRLGGRIPLLPGMIAEADLHVFQRAAIERVRQWKREKGFDVLQVLGLPRLARAASAEGWPVALRFPGPPAWFQRRALEKLSARSGVGIFSHGDTVRRLRGDWGLPVHEVRPGIRTAVFGPVAEGERADARAARGWGRNDLVIASVGRMVPGKGHRFLIRAVAGLAGALPSARLVLAGDGPLRAQLETDAAASPAGGRIEFTGELRREQVARLLGAADLFALCSDYENFSNAVLEAMATGLPVIAPRLGGFPMQITDGINGRLYEPGSETGFQSACAALADGNARRAMSAGAREYASRFRWEASAEEATKLYERLLAH; from the coding sequence ATGAAGATTCTGTTTGTGAACCGGATGCTTGGAATCGCGTGGGGCGGCGGAGAGAACTACGACTACAACCTCGCCTCGGCGCTGTCGGCACAAGGCCATTCGGTGGCCTTCCTGGGCGGCCGGCGGCGCAGGACCGGCAGCCGCGTCGACGGGATCGAGACCGAGTGGGTGGAGACGCCGTATTGGCGACACTGGATGTACCGCCTCGGAGGCCGCATTCCCCTTCTCCCGGGGATGATCGCCGAAGCCGACCTCCATGTGTTCCAGCGTGCCGCAATCGAGCGCGTGCGCCAATGGAAGCGAGAGAAAGGCTTCGACGTGCTGCAGGTATTGGGCCTTCCCCGACTAGCACGCGCGGCATCGGCGGAAGGCTGGCCGGTCGCTCTGCGCTTCCCCGGACCACCGGCATGGTTCCAGCGCCGCGCCCTGGAGAAGCTGTCCGCTCGTAGCGGCGTCGGAATCTTCTCCCACGGAGACACGGTTCGCCGTCTCCGCGGCGACTGGGGCCTGCCGGTGCACGAAGTGCGGCCCGGGATCCGGACAGCCGTATTCGGGCCGGTTGCCGAAGGCGAACGGGCCGACGCGCGGGCCGCCCGGGGGTGGGGCCGGAACGACCTGGTGATCGCGAGCGTCGGGCGAATGGTGCCGGGCAAGGGCCATCGGTTCCTGATTCGTGCGGTGGCGGGTCTCGCGGGGGCGCTCCCATCGGCGCGCCTCGTTCTGGCGGGGGACGGTCCGCTGCGCGCGCAACTCGAAACCGATGCAGCCGCGTCGCCGGCGGGCGGGAGAATCGAGTTCACGGGGGAACTGCGCCGGGAACAAGTGGCGCGCCTGTTGGGAGCAGCCGACCTCTTCGCCCTCTGCTCGGACTACGAGAACTTCTCAAACGCGGTCCTCGAGGCGATGGCCACCGGCCTCCCTGTGATCGCTCCGCGGCTCGGCGGATTCCCGATGCAGATCACCGACGGCATCAACGGACGCCTGTACGAACCGGGTAGCGAGACCGGGTTTCAGTCGGCATGCGCGGCGTTGGCGGACGGGAACGCACGGCGCGCGATGTCCGCCGGCGCGCGGGAATACGCATCCCGGTTCCGATGGGAAGCGAGCGCGGAGGAGGCAACGAAACTCTATGAGCGGCTCCTCGCGCATTGA
- a CDS encoding glycosyltransferase → MRVVHIGKYYPPRWGGMETAVQDLCETTARWAEVEAVVAHAGTRSVRERRNGVQITRLAAPAVLLSQPLAWGLPGYLRGIRADLLHIHEPNPLAVMAWLGIDAASPRPTPAILHYHSDIVRQRIGRRLYHPVQQRAFARAAAIVAGSRELIDSSPGLGPWREKCEVIPFGIRLEPYLAIDRGDEPTGSEPPVILAVGRLSYYKGFQYLIDAMRGLRARLVIAGEGELRPALEARIREQNLEDKVMLAGRLTEEELVDNYRRASIFCLSSCERSEAFGLVQLEAMGAALPIISTDLPTGVRAVNQHGITGLVVPPHDAAALAQAIGTLLADGALRRRMADAARARAIAEFSRDVMGSRIERLYTRVLRTAGAPPAGRPWNWKEVRS, encoded by the coding sequence ATGAGGGTTGTTCACATCGGAAAATACTATCCGCCACGATGGGGAGGCATGGAGACCGCCGTGCAGGATCTGTGCGAAACCACGGCCCGGTGGGCGGAGGTAGAAGCCGTCGTCGCGCACGCCGGAACACGAAGCGTCCGCGAGCGGCGGAACGGTGTCCAGATCACGCGCCTGGCCGCGCCCGCTGTGTTGCTTTCCCAGCCGCTTGCGTGGGGGCTGCCCGGATACCTGCGCGGCATACGCGCCGATCTGCTCCACATCCACGAGCCGAATCCGCTCGCCGTCATGGCCTGGCTCGGCATCGACGCAGCGTCTCCCCGCCCGACGCCGGCCATCTTGCACTACCACAGCGACATCGTCCGACAGCGGATCGGACGCCGGCTTTACCACCCCGTCCAGCAGCGCGCCTTTGCCCGTGCGGCGGCGATCGTGGCCGGCAGCCGTGAACTGATTGACTCCTCCCCGGGGCTCGGACCGTGGCGGGAAAAATGCGAAGTGATTCCCTTCGGAATCCGTCTCGAGCCATACCTGGCCATCGATCGCGGCGACGAACCTACGGGCTCCGAGCCTCCCGTTATCCTCGCGGTTGGCCGGTTGAGCTACTACAAGGGCTTCCAGTACCTGATCGACGCTATGCGAGGCCTCCGAGCGCGGCTCGTCATCGCCGGAGAAGGCGAGCTACGGCCGGCGCTCGAAGCTCGAATCCGGGAACAGAACCTGGAGGACAAGGTCATGCTCGCGGGTCGCCTCACGGAAGAGGAACTAGTTGACAACTACCGGCGGGCGTCGATCTTTTGCCTTTCTTCTTGCGAACGCAGTGAAGCGTTCGGACTGGTCCAACTCGAAGCGATGGGCGCGGCTCTCCCGATCATCAGCACCGATCTTCCCACCGGCGTCCGCGCCGTCAATCAGCACGGAATCACCGGCCTGGTCGTCCCACCGCACGACGCCGCCGCGCTGGCCCAGGCCATCGGCACTCTGCTCGCTGACGGAGCCCTCCGCCGGCGGATGGCCGATGCCGCTCGCGCACGCGCCATCGCCGAGTTCAGCCGGGATGTGATGGGCAGCCGCATCGAACGGCTGTACACGCGAGTCCTGCGCACTGCGGGCGCTCCGCCTGCCGGCAGACCTTGGAACTGGAAGGAGGTGCGCTCTTGA
- a CDS encoding MraY family glycosyltransferase, with protein MTPQSLRAAASPAYWIAAVSFLTALALTPIVRDLFRRWNLVDQPDGGRKVHKSPVPRAGGIPIAVSYLLAYAAWMALSGEPGPVPADRLPFVVRLLPAAGIIFLTGLLDDIATLAPWQKLAGQAIGAAAAVWAGVGIRSVAGFDLSEPWATAVTVTWLIGCTNAFNLIDGLDGLAAGMGLFSTLTIFTAALLQKDGALMLATLPLCGSLLGFLRYNFNPASVFLGDSGSLLIGFLLGCYGAIWTQKSATMIGMTAPLMAMAIPLLEVALSVVRRWLRGQPIFLADRSHIHHKLLDKGLTHRNVVIVLYLVCGIYAALSLLASAAGLRSRGFVLPLFAVITWWGIRHLGYVEFGLASRAVFGGGLRRMLHQQIALQTLRSAIREASNVAECWRGLAESAREFGFTGVEARLHFRSFHWSQDSAGQANWQLRVTLPGGDFIDLFRPVEAGRECTAVGPLVELLHNDLAPRLAEWKDVAGETATAETSTAVALLNLASHTSPATSQAPSSHR; from the coding sequence TTGACGCCCCAATCGCTTCGCGCAGCCGCAAGCCCGGCCTACTGGATCGCCGCCGTTTCGTTCCTCACGGCGCTCGCGCTGACGCCGATCGTCCGCGATCTCTTCCGGCGGTGGAATCTCGTGGATCAGCCCGACGGCGGCCGCAAGGTCCACAAGAGCCCGGTCCCGCGGGCCGGCGGCATCCCCATCGCAGTTTCCTACCTGCTCGCCTACGCCGCATGGATGGCGCTTTCTGGCGAGCCGGGACCCGTTCCTGCGGATCGACTACCCTTTGTCGTCCGGCTTCTTCCGGCCGCTGGGATCATCTTCCTCACCGGACTCCTCGACGACATCGCCACCCTCGCGCCGTGGCAGAAGCTGGCCGGGCAGGCCATCGGCGCGGCGGCCGCGGTTTGGGCCGGCGTCGGCATCCGCTCCGTAGCCGGGTTCGATCTCTCCGAGCCGTGGGCCACGGCCGTCACAGTCACCTGGCTGATCGGCTGCACGAACGCCTTCAACCTCATCGACGGCCTCGACGGGTTGGCCGCCGGCATGGGCCTGTTCTCAACGCTCACGATCTTCACGGCAGCGCTGCTCCAGAAAGACGGCGCCCTGATGCTCGCCACCCTGCCGCTTTGCGGTTCTCTACTCGGCTTTCTCCGCTACAATTTCAACCCCGCGTCGGTATTTCTCGGCGACTCGGGCAGCCTTCTCATCGGGTTCCTCCTCGGCTGCTACGGCGCAATCTGGACTCAGAAATCGGCCACGATGATCGGTATGACGGCGCCCTTGATGGCGATGGCGATCCCGCTGCTCGAGGTGGCCCTCTCCGTCGTTCGGCGGTGGCTTCGCGGACAGCCGATCTTCCTCGCAGACCGCAGCCACATCCACCACAAGCTCCTCGACAAAGGACTCACGCACCGCAACGTCGTAATCGTGCTTTACCTCGTCTGCGGCATCTACGCCGCCCTCTCGCTGCTCGCCTCGGCCGCCGGCCTCCGCTCACGCGGATTCGTCCTGCCCCTATTCGCCGTCATCACATGGTGGGGCATCCGGCACCTTGGCTACGTCGAGTTCGGGCTCGCCAGCCGAGCCGTGTTCGGCGGCGGACTGAGGCGCATGCTCCATCAGCAGATCGCCCTGCAGACCCTTCGCTCGGCCATCCGCGAGGCAAGCAACGTTGCCGAGTGCTGGCGCGGCCTCGCCGAATCGGCCCGTGAGTTCGGATTCACCGGAGTCGAAGCACGCCTACATTTCCGATCGTTCCATTGGAGCCAGGACTCGGCCGGGCAGGCGAATTGGCAGTTGCGCGTCACGCTTCCAGGCGGAGACTTCATCGACCTGTTTCGGCCGGTCGAAGCGGGGAGAGAGTGCACTGCGGTAGGCCCGCTGGTCGAGTTGCTCCACAACGACCTCGCGCCGCGGCTGGCGGAGTGGAAAGACGTCGCGGGCGAAACAGCGACCGCCGAAACCTCCACTGCGGTCGCGCTCCTGAACCTCGCTTCCCACACGAGCCCCGCTACCAGCCAGGCGCCAAGTAGCCATCGATGA
- a CDS encoding O-antigen ligase family protein has protein sequence MSASSLPVLVLVTAATVAIARPERGFAQAWELGAILLAGFICLRGIPAPQPSLTSLTLFGAALWASIQLAAGWTASAERTAAAAAQFAALGAIVLAADCRLRSHADREACLRVAAVLGGVAAVVCLLQPYATGISHDEFAGPFQNRNTYCAFVELLLPVAIWRADREPDRRWIWWTVAALMAASAIATGSRAGSVLVSTEAAILLVFSRRQSRIVPALLIALVVAGAGWETLGWRIRLSDPIRPRAAMISSALSMAGERPLTGFGAGAFIDAYPKFATYDSGRIVNHAHNDWAEFAAEGGIPFAILLAIPFLAALRRMKPQTSGTLFVLLHSLVDYPMQRAGMAVWVWLFVAVAASTRLKRPGARPAPAARREPVVRSDRSLATAER, from the coding sequence ATGAGCGCCTCTTCGCTTCCGGTTCTCGTTCTCGTCACAGCCGCCACCGTCGCCATCGCGAGGCCGGAGCGCGGCTTCGCCCAAGCCTGGGAGCTCGGCGCGATCCTTCTGGCCGGGTTCATCTGCCTTCGCGGGATACCCGCGCCCCAACCGAGCCTGACGAGCCTCACGCTGTTCGGAGCCGCCTTGTGGGCATCCATCCAGCTGGCCGCCGGGTGGACCGCATCAGCCGAACGGACGGCGGCGGCCGCGGCGCAATTCGCCGCCTTGGGCGCGATCGTTCTCGCCGCCGATTGCCGCCTCCGTTCGCACGCCGACCGAGAGGCCTGCCTTCGCGTCGCGGCGGTCCTGGGAGGAGTCGCAGCGGTCGTCTGCCTCCTGCAGCCGTACGCAACCGGGATCTCCCACGACGAATTTGCCGGCCCATTCCAGAACCGGAACACCTACTGCGCGTTCGTCGAACTGCTATTGCCAGTCGCAATCTGGCGAGCGGACCGAGAACCAGACCGGCGCTGGATCTGGTGGACGGTAGCGGCCTTAATGGCAGCAAGCGCCATCGCCACCGGATCGCGCGCCGGCAGCGTCCTCGTGTCCACGGAAGCCGCCATCCTACTCGTCTTCTCGCGCCGCCAGAGCCGAATCGTGCCGGCGTTGCTCATCGCACTGGTCGTCGCCGGCGCGGGATGGGAGACCCTCGGCTGGCGGATCCGTTTGAGCGACCCAATCCGGCCGCGCGCGGCGATGATCTCGTCGGCGCTTTCGATGGCCGGCGAACGGCCGCTCACCGGCTTCGGCGCCGGCGCCTTCATTGATGCCTACCCGAAATTCGCCACCTACGACTCCGGCCGCATCGTCAACCACGCCCACAACGATTGGGCCGAGTTCGCCGCCGAGGGCGGTATCCCGTTTGCCATCCTGTTGGCCATCCCGTTCCTCGCCGCTCTGCGCCGGATGAAACCGCAGACATCGGGAACGCTGTTCGTACTCCTTCACTCCCTCGTCGACTATCCGATGCAGCGGGCGGGAATGGCCGTATGGGTTTGGTTGTTCGTCGCCGTCGCGGCGTCGACCCGGCTCAAGCGGCCAGGCGCTCGGCCGGCGCCGGCTGCTCGTCGCGAACCAGTTGTTCGGTCGGATCGATCTTTAGCCACAGCAGAGCGCTAA
- a CDS encoding MFS transporter, whose product MRYRHGVLGLLFVLSIVTYIDRVCISVAGPAMQADLGMGPEEWGYVVSAFALAYAIFEIPTGSMGDRVGPRKVLTRIVLWWSVFTTLTGAVSNYVVLLATRFLFGVGEAGAYPNSSASISRWFPAAERARAHGLVWMASRIGGAVSPLLVVPIQAAFGWRASFYFFGILGVVWAVVWYWWFRDTPKEKEGVTEEEVEEIGPAAPTKHGLPWGKVLREPNLWWIMLMYHTYCWGSFFYLSWLHTYLVKGRGFDNAELVKFSWLPFAFGATANLLGGLVSDHLVKRWGLLWGRRAVGIVGLGASAVFITATMLTQDKFFSVLFLALGYAGSDFMLPVAWAVCLDVGRKYAGAVTGAMNTAGQLGSFLTAAAFGKIVAAYGSYDAPLLPMAVMTAISALLWLKIDPTEQLVRDEQPAPAERLAA is encoded by the coding sequence ATGCGCTATCGCCACGGTGTTCTCGGTCTTTTGTTCGTTCTGTCGATCGTTACCTATATCGATCGGGTGTGTATTTCCGTGGCGGGTCCGGCGATGCAGGCCGATCTTGGGATGGGTCCGGAGGAATGGGGATACGTGGTGAGCGCGTTTGCACTGGCGTACGCGATTTTCGAGATCCCAACAGGGTCGATGGGAGACCGGGTGGGTCCTCGAAAGGTGCTGACGAGGATCGTGCTGTGGTGGTCCGTGTTCACGACGCTGACCGGCGCCGTGTCAAACTACGTGGTTCTGCTTGCGACGCGGTTTCTTTTTGGCGTGGGCGAGGCCGGCGCCTACCCGAACAGTTCGGCGAGCATTTCGCGATGGTTCCCGGCGGCTGAGCGCGCGCGGGCGCATGGCTTGGTGTGGATGGCGAGCCGGATTGGCGGCGCGGTGTCGCCGCTGCTGGTGGTGCCGATTCAGGCGGCGTTCGGGTGGCGGGCGTCGTTCTACTTCTTCGGTATCCTCGGCGTGGTGTGGGCGGTGGTCTGGTATTGGTGGTTCCGCGATACGCCGAAGGAGAAGGAGGGCGTGACGGAAGAGGAGGTCGAGGAGATTGGTCCCGCTGCGCCCACCAAACACGGGTTACCGTGGGGCAAAGTGTTGCGGGAGCCGAACCTGTGGTGGATCATGCTGATGTATCACACCTATTGCTGGGGATCGTTCTTTTATCTGTCGTGGCTGCATACCTATCTGGTCAAGGGCCGAGGCTTCGACAACGCGGAACTGGTGAAGTTTTCCTGGCTACCGTTCGCTTTCGGCGCGACCGCGAATCTGCTCGGTGGGCTGGTGAGCGATCACCTGGTGAAGCGGTGGGGCCTGCTTTGGGGGCGGCGCGCGGTGGGAATCGTCGGACTCGGTGCTTCGGCAGTGTTCATTACGGCGACGATGCTGACCCAGGACAAGTTCTTCTCGGTGCTGTTTCTGGCGCTTGGCTACGCCGGGTCCGATTTCATGCTGCCTGTCGCTTGGGCGGTGTGTCTGGATGTGGGGCGCAAGTATGCGGGCGCGGTGACCGGTGCGATGAATACGGCTGGCCAATTGGGTTCGTTCCTGACGGCGGCGGCGTTCGGGAAGATCGTGGCTGCCTATGGTAGCTACGATGCGCCGCTGTTGCCGATGGCGGTGATGACGGCGATTAGCGCTCTGCTGTGGCTAAAGATCGATCCGACCGAACAACTGGTTCGCGACGAGCAGCCGGCGCCGGCCGAGCGCCTGGCCGCTTGA